Proteins encoded by one window of Vigna radiata var. radiata cultivar VC1973A chromosome 5, Vradiata_ver6, whole genome shotgun sequence:
- the LOC106761101 gene encoding uncharacterized protein LOC106761101 has translation MASSKGIACGGNFHVAANFGIQSRSGLAIQPPCSVAIGRSTARAGRISAVMATERASVTNVELPGKRKAGANDAVEGQERLDRWMKESVVDIVKNLREAPLLVQVYPKLGSEAATTTEKRVLVEDWPEVKERWEKGESPMPEGVIFVEELEGDEKESGGERTTRAWGVVVQGKGVGCGPVCYLLKTCRVGSGPGNGMGVCSTHFCLVKVNEFRETVQSQLKNCWLLQSQWK, from the coding sequence ATGGCGTCGTCTAAGGGCATTGCTTGCGGCGGAAACTTCCACGTCGCAGCTAACTTCGGAATCCAGAGCCGGAGTGGTCTGGCCATCCAGCCACCGTGCTCCGTTGCGATCGGGCGGTCGACGGCGAGGGCGGGGAGGATCTCGGCGGTGATGGCGACAGAACGGGCGAGTGTAACGAACGTGGAGCTTCCCGGGAAGAGGAAGGCAGGAGCCAACGACGCCGTTGAGGGACAGGAGAGGTTGGACAGGTGGATGAAGGAGTCGGTGGTGGATATTGTGAAGAATTTGAGAGAAGCGCCATTGCTGGTGCAGGTTTACCCCAAATTAGGATCGGAGGCGGCCACCACGACGGAGAAGAGGGTGCTGGTGGAGGACTGGCCGGAGGTGAAGGAAAGATGGGAGAAAGGCGAGTCACCGATGCCGGAGGGGGTGATATTTGTGGAGGAGCTGGAGGGCGACGAGAAGGAGAGCGGCGGAGAGAGGACAACGAGGGCATGGGGGGTGGTGGTTCAGGGGAAGGGCGTCGGGTGCGGGCCGGTTTGCTATCTATTAAAGACATGTCGGGTCGGGTCGGGACCTGGTAATGGAATGGGAGTTTGTTCAACCCATTTTTGCTTGGTGAAAGTGAATGAGTTTAGGGAAACGGTGCAGTCGCAGCTGAAGAATTGTTGGCTTTTGCAGAGTCAGTGGAAGTGA